One segment of Panicum virgatum strain AP13 chromosome 1K, P.virgatum_v5, whole genome shotgun sequence DNA contains the following:
- the LOC120696419 gene encoding uncharacterized protein LOC120696419 — VASGDEDLQTGGGGGRRRSPAPAPPLPLDNDDLLSDILLRLPPSPSSLPRASLVCKRWRRLVSAPAFVRSFRARHRRNAPLLGFFTHEESRLSFTSTLEPPDRLPRGPFSLELEGRCRILGCRHGLVLIVNWIDLYFLVWEPVAGDLSRVAFPPEFRDGGSAVFQHAAVLRAPGDVHAGEDLSIPFLVVLVGSDTTVTRACACVYSSETGVWGDLVSTACPSKVPMYNPSTLIGSSLYWLLGPTMAILKFDLDRQFLVVIDAPLHNCLYSMFRYWVMPAEGGGLSFLCLSGYDAQLWMMKMDCDGISGWVLGRTIELDKLWLNSTEELSPLIVGFAEEDNMSFLMTSFGGVISGIMVKLNSTQFKKSFGVKCLGIHHSFASVYTSGIGIDGGHAGAELLHNT, encoded by the exons gtgGCGAGTGGCGACGAGGATTTGcaaaccggcggcggcggcggccgccgcaggtccccggcgccggcgcccccgctccCGCTAGACAACGACGACCTACTCTCAGatatcctcctccgcctccccccgTCGCCGTCCTCCCTGCCCCGCGCCTCCCTCGTCTGCAAGCGCTGGCGCCGCCTCGTGTCCGCCCCCGCCTTCGTCCGCAGCTTccgcgcccgccaccgccgcaacgCTCCCCTCCTCGGCTTCTTCACCCATGAAGAAAGCCGCCTCTCCTTCACCTCCACACTGGAACCGCCTGACCGTCTCCCGCGCGGCCCCTTCTCCTTGGAGCTCGAGGGCAGATGCCGAATCCTCGGCTGCCGCCATGGCCTCGTCCTTATCGTCAACTGGATTGATCTCTACTTCCTGGTGTGGGaacccgtcgccggcgacctgAGCCGCGTAGCCTTTCCCCCGGAGTTCCGTGACGGTGGGAGCGCGGTGTTCCAACACGCGGCGGTGCTTCGCGCACCCGGCGACGTCCACGCCGGTGAGGACCTTTCGATCCCTTTCCTGGTGGTCTTGGTAGGCAGCGACACAACAGTTACACGGGCCTGCGCATGTGTGTACTCATCGGAGACTGGCGTATGGGGCGATCTCGTCTCAACTGCGTGCCCATCCAAGGTGCCTATGTACAATCCCAGTACTCTGATTGGAAGTTCCCTTTACTGGTTGCTTGGTCCGACAATGGCTATCCTCAAGTTTGATCTGGATAGACAGTTCCTAGTGGTGATAGATGCGCCATTGCATAACTGCCTCTACTCCATGTTCCGGTACTGGGTTATGCCTGCTGAGGGTGGTGGCCTCAGCTTCCTCTGTCTTTCAGGCTACGACGCCCAATTATGGATGATGAAGATGGATTGTGATGGTATTTCTGGATGGGTGCTGGGAAGAACAATTGAGCTTGATAAGCTTTGGCTGAATTCAACGGAGGAATTATCCCCATTGATAGTTGGGTTCGCTGAGGAGGACAATATGTCTTTCCTTATGACCTCTTTTGGTGGCGTTATTAGTGGCATCATGGTCAAGCTAAATTCAACTCAGTTTAAGAAATCTTTCGGAGTTAAATGCCTTGGCATCCATCATTCATTCGCTAGCGTCTATACATCAG GTATTGGCATTGATGGTGGACATGCTGGAGCTGAACTGTTACACAATACATAG
- the LOC120696435 gene encoding uncharacterized protein LOC120696435 yields the protein MPFKVSTDVWVIPADGGVLGFLYLSKYNVYLWKRETDGDGVAGWVLGKTIQLDNLLPLSSTEAWYPKISGFAEDDKVLLIGTDDRIFTIQLESMKFVQFKICFATLNFSIFHPFSSVYTAGMGLGDEHEGAELLFNA from the exons ATGCCATTTAAGGTGTCAACTGATGTCTGGGTGATACCCGCGGATGGTGGTGTGCTTGGATTTCTCTATCTGTCAAAGTACAATGTCTACTTATGGAAGAGGGAGACAGATGGTGATGGTGTTGCAGGGTGGGTGCTTGGGAAAACTATCCAGCTCGACAATCTTCTTCCCCTCAGTTCAACTGAAGCATGGTACCCTAAGATATCTGGGTTCGCTGAGGATGACAAAGTGTTGCTTATAGGGACAGATGATCGCATCTTCACCATCCAGCTGGAGTCAATGAAGTTTGTGCAGTTCAAGATCTGTTTTGCAACACTTAACTTCAGCATCTTCCATCCATTCTCAAGTGTATATACTGCAG GCATGGGACTTGGTGATGAACATGAAGGAGCTGAGCTGTTGTTCAATGCATAA
- the LOC120696403 gene encoding cytochrome b6-f complex iron-sulfur subunit, chloroplastic-like, protein MAASTALSTAANPTQLCRPRASPNKPAVKGLGLGTGRDRFSQRRSSSSVTCQAASSIPADRVPDMEKRKLMNLLLLGAISLPTAGMLVPYGSFFIPAGSGGAGDGTYAKDKLGNDIKLEEWLQTHGPNDRTLAQGLKGDPTYLVVEQDKTLASYGINAVCTHLGCVVPWNGAENKFICPCHGSQYNNQGKVVRGPAPLSLALVHVDVDDGKVLFVPWVETDFRTGEDPWWKA, encoded by the exons atggcGGCCTCCACGGcactctccaccgccgccaaccCCACCCAG CTCTGCCGCCCCCGCGCCTCTCCCAACAAGCCGGCCGTCAAGGGCCTGGGCCTCGGGACGGGCCGGGACCGCTTCTCCCAgcggcggagcagcagcagcgtcacGTGCCAGGCGGCGAGCAGCATCCCCGCCGACCGCGTCCCCGACATGGAGAAGCGCAAGCTGATGAACCTCCTCCTCCTGGGCGCCATCTCGCTGCCCACCGCCGGCATGCTCGTCCCCTACGGCTCCTTCTTCATCCCCGCCGG gtccggcggcgccggcgacggcacgTACGCCAAGGACAAGCTGGGCAACGACATCAAGTTGGAGGAGTGGCTGCAGACGCACGGGCCCAACGACCGCACCCTGGCGCAGGGGCTCAAGGGCGACCCGACGTACCTGGTGGTGGAGCAGGACAAGACGCTGGCCTCCTACGGCATCAACGCCGTGTGCACCCACCTCGGTTGCGTCGTGCCGTGGAACGGCGCCGAGAACAAGTTCATCTGCCCCTGCCACGGATCCCAGTACAACAACCAGGGCAAGGTCGTCCGTGGCCCAGCGCCCCTG TCGCTGGCCCTGGTGCACGTCGACGTCGACGACGGCAAGGTGCTCTTCGTCCCGTGGGTGGAGACCGACTTCAGGACCGGCGAGGACCCCTGGTGGAAGGCATAA
- the LOC120652924 gene encoding uncharacterized protein LOC120652924 — translation MADPESEMLDKVAYVLHSLVGSARAALPLSRMAASRVLFRLLIMHRWLLVVGLSSPFGMLACDVSGIYNLFSPTGLYLGFYENSLLFGIHGLHVFLIWASGLRLWVRIWAHIASHNSPSDGRGRPSSPAPPPGNDDLLSEILLRLPPAPSSLPRASLVCKHWRRLVTNPAFLRRFRARHRRGAPLLGFFAEGLRGHLFTSTLEPPNRVPRGCFSLQLDDVYEWRILSCRHGLVLLHHWEQLQVLVWDPVTGYQRRIAVPPGFRTSEWTIINNGVVFRAAGDVHGGNQSSTFQVVLLGSNQEFTRAFACVCSSENGEWRDPISIACPGTCVTYIPGTFLGSSLTGILLGIQLLSLSSIWTGSA, via the exons ATGGCCGACCCGGAGTCCGAGATGCTGGACAAGGTCGCCTACGTGCTCCACTCCCTCGTGGGCTCCGCGAGGGCCGCGCTGCCGCTGTCGAGGATGGCG GCATCTAGGGTTTTGTTCCGGCTGCTGATAATGCATAGATGGCTTCTTGTGGTGGGTTTGTCTTCTCCATTTGGTATGCTGGCCTGCGATGTG AGCGGTATATATAATTTGTTCAGTCCAACAGGGCTTTATCTCGGCTTCTACGAAAACAGCCTACTGTTTGGTATCCATGGGTTACACGTGTTTCTGATCTGGGCCTCTGGGCTGCGATTGTGGGTCCGTATATGGGCTCACATCGCTAGTCACAATTCCCCATCCGATGGCCGCGGCCGCCCCagctcgccggcgcccccgccgggcAACGACGACCTCCTCTCCGagatcctcctccgcctccccccgGCGCCGTCCTCCCTACCCCGCGCCTCCCTCGTCTGCAAGCACTGGCGCCGCCTCGTCACGAACCCCGCCTTCCTCCGCCGCTTccgcgcccgccaccgccgcggcgctcCCCTCCTCGGTTTCTTCGCCGAAGGGCTGCGGGGGCACCTGTTCACGTCTACTCTGGAGCCTCCGAACCGCGTCCCGAGGGGCTGCTTCTCCTTGCAGCTCGACGACGTCTACGAATGGCGAATCCTCAGCTGCCGccatgggctcgtcctcctccaccactgGGAGCAGCTCCAGGTCCTGGTTTGGGACCCCGTCACCGGTTACCAGCGCCGTATTGCCGTTCCCCCGGGCTTCCGCACCAGTGAGTGGACGATAATCAACAACGGGGTCGTGTTTCGTGCTGCCGGCGATGTCCACGGAGGTAACCAATCGAGCACCTTCCAGGTGGTCTTGTTAGGCAGCAACCAAGAATTTACACGAGCTTTCGCCTGTGTTTGCTCATCGGAGAATGGCGAATGGCGCGATCCCATCTCTATAGCTTGTCCAGGAACGTGTGTTACTTACATCCCCGGTACTTTTCTTGGAAGCTCCCTTACTGGTATCTTGTTGGGGATTCAACTGCTATCCTTGAGTTCGATCTGGACAGGCAGCGCCTAG